One window from the genome of Megalobrama amblycephala isolate DHTTF-2021 linkage group LG4, ASM1881202v1, whole genome shotgun sequence encodes:
- the LOC125267456 gene encoding uncharacterized protein LOC125267456 isoform X5 gives MFTHLISSLSLYFIVSQLQIAYSHFTITSNIGIYWSMSTMPSIYSDELTMALAAGKWWAMVEIAFPISEEPEYGGMWGDLVEAQDTLCPTSLVFSDASEKAQRRSQHAGFSDATRKTTKRSRQKIAQGGSVPARSKQGASVPDWSPHGTPVAAPKDNAGVDPKGVPVHSGTPQRAPVPDWSPHGTPVAAPKDNVGLCQAPPQKLYVETHNLNEKMQQQNFNLESHNHQASRRRPEIRSSLRRGSQLSRKKTSDNAGVDPKGVPVHSGAPQVAPVPDGSPHGTPVAAPKVLYVETNNLNEKTEQQNFNLESHNHQASRRRPEIRSSLRRGSQLSRKTTSDNAGVDPKSVPVHSGTPQVAPVPDGSPHGTPVAAPKDNVGLCQAPPQKLYVETDNLNEKTQQQNFNLESHNHQASRRRPEIRSSLRRGSQLSRKKTSDNTGVDPKSVPVHSGAPQVAPVPDGSPHGTPVAAPKVLYVETNNLNEKTEQQNFNMESHNRQASRRRPEIRSSLRRGSQLSRKTTSDNAGVDPKSVPVHSGAPQVAPVPDGSPHGTPVAAPKVLYVETNNLNEKTEQQNFNLESHNHQASRRRPEIRSSLRRGSQLSRKTTSDNAGVDPKSVPVHSGTPQVAPVPDGSPHGTPVAAPKDNVGLCQAPPQKLYVETDNLNEKTQQQNFNLESHNHQASRRRPEIRSSLRRGSQLSRKKTSDNTGVDPKSVPVHSGAPQVAPVPDGSPHGTPVAAPKVLYVETNNLNEKTEQQNFNMESHNRQASRRRPEIRSSLRRGSQLSRKTTSDNAGVDPKSVPVHSGAPQVAPVPDGSPHGTPVAAPKVLYVETVNLNEKMQEQNLNLESHNHQASRRRPEIRSSLRRGSQLSRKKTSDNAGVDPKGVPVHSETPQGAPVPDGSPHGTPVAAPKVLYVETVNLNEKVQEQNFNMESHNHQSSRRRPEIRSSLRRGSQLSHKKTSDNAGVDLKGVPVHSGTPQGAPVPDGSPHGTPVAAPKVLYVETVNLNEKGQEQNFNMESHNHQSSRRRPEIRSSLRRGSQLSRKKTSDNAGVDPKGVPVHSETPQGAPVPDGSPHGTPVAAPKVLYVETVNLNEKVQEQNFNMESHNHQSSRRRPEIRSSLRRGSQLSHKKTSDNAGVDLKGVPVHSGTPQGAPVPDGSPHGTPVAAPKVLYVETVNLNEKVQEQNFNMESHNHQSSRRRPEIRSSLRRGSQLSHKKTSDNAGVDLKGVPVHSGTPQVAPVPDGSPHGTPVAAPKVLYMETDNLNEKTQQQNLNLESHNHQASRWTPEIWSSLWCGSQLSRKRALDNAGVDQSPPRKKQRMAIEVKVQQSEQGSLTQMDHLCSMFTNFCTISNDNLNEKTQQQNLNLESHNHQASRRRPEIRSSLRRGSQLSRKKTLDNAGVDPKGVPVHLGTPQVAPVPDGSPHGTPVAAPKVLYMETDNLNEKTQQQNLNLESHNHQASRRRPEIRSSLRRGSQLSRKKTLDNAGVDLKGVPVHSGTPKVAPVPDGSPHGTPVAAPKVLYVETVNLNEKTQQQNLNLESHNHQASRRRPEIRSSLRRGSQLSRKKTSDNAGVDLKGVPVHSGTPQVAPVPDGSPHGTPVAAPKVLYMETDNLNEKTQQQNLNLESHNHQASRRRHDIRSSLRRGSQLSRKKTSDNAGVDLKGVPVHSGTPKVAPVPDGSPHGTPVAAPKVLYVETVNLNEKTQQQNLNLESHNHQASRRRPEIRSSLRRGSQLSRKKTSDNAGVDLKGVPVHSGTPQVAPVPDGSPHGTPVAAPKVLYMETDNLNEKTQQQNLNLESHNHQASRRRPDIRSSLRRGSQLSRKKTLDNAGVDLKGVPVHSGTPKVAPVPDGSPHGTPVAAPKVLYVETVNLNEKTQQQNFNLESHNHQSSRWRPEIWSSLWRGSQLSRKRALDNEGVDQSPPRKKQRMAIEVKVQQSEQGSLTQMDHLCSMFTNFCIISNI, from the exons ATGTTTACTCATCTTATTTCTTCCCTTTCTCTTTATTTCATAGTTTCACAGTTACAGATTGCATATAGTCATTTCACCATCACATCAAACATTGGAATCTATTGGAGTATGTCAACCATGCCCAGTATTTATTCTGATGAGCTCACCATGGCCCTTGCTGCTGGAAAGTGGTGGGCGATGGTGGAAATTGCATTCCCTATATCCGAGGAGCCCGAGTATGGGGGCATGTGGGGGGATTTAGTGGAGGCTCAAGACACTTTATGCCCCACATCCCTGGTCTTCAGTGATGCATCTGAGAAGGCCCAGAGAAGGTCCCAGCACGCTGGCTTCTCAGATGCAACACGGAAGACCACAAAGCGGTCAAGGCAGAAGATTGCTCAGGGAGGCTCTGTCCCTGCCAGGTCCAAACAGGGAGCATCTGTGCCTGATTGGTCCCCACATGGGACACCTGTGGCTGCTCCAAAG GACAATGCAGGTGTGGACCCAAAAGGTGTGCCGGTGCATTCTGGGACCCCACAGCGAGCACCCGTGCCTGATTGGTCCCCACATGGGACACCTGTGGCTGCTCCAAAG GACAATGTAGGTCTGTGTCAGGCACCTCCACAAAAACTATATGTGGAAACTCACAACCTAAATGAAAAGATGCAGCAGCAGAACTTTAATCTGGAGAGCCACAACCATCAAGCTTCTCGGAGGAGACCGGAAATTCGGAGCAGCCTTCGGCGTGGGTCCCAGCTGAGCCGCAAAAAAACATCG GACAATGCAGGTGTGGACCCTAAAGGTGTGCCGGTGCATTCGGGGGCCCCACAGGTAGCACCCGTGCCTGATGGGTCCCCACATGGGACACCTGTGGCTGCTCCAAAGGTGCTATATGTGGAAACTAACAACCTAAATGAAAAGACTGAGCAGCAGAACTTTAATCTGGAGAGCCACAACCATCAAGCTTCTCGGAGGAGACCGGAAATTCGGAGCAGCCTTCGACGTGGGTCCCAGCTGAGCCGCAAAACAACATCG GACAATGCGGGTGTGGACCCTAAAAGTGTGCCGGTGCATTCGGGGACCCCACAGGTAGCACCCGTGCCTGATGGGTCCCCACATGGGACACCTGTGGCTGCTCCAAAG GACAATGTAGGTCTGTGTCAGGCACCTCCACAAAAACTATATGTGGAAACTGACAACCTAAATGAAAAGACGCAGCAGCAGAACTTTAATCTGGAGAGCCACAACCATCAAGCTTCTCGGAGGAGACCGGAAATTCGGAGCAGCCTTCGGCGTGGGTCCCAACTGAGTCGCAAAAAAACATCG GACAATACAGGTGTGGACCCTAAAAGTGTGCCGGTGCATTCGGGGGCCCCACAGGTAGCACCCGTGCCTGATGGGTCCCCACATGGGACACCTGTGGCTGCTCCAAAGGTGCTATATGTGGAAACTAACAACCTAAATGAAAAGACTGAGCAGCAGAACTTTAATATGGAGAGCCACAACCGTCAAGCTTCTCGGAGGAGACCGGAAATTCGGAGCAGCCTTCGGCGTGGGTCCCAGCTGAGCCGCAAAACAACATCG GACAATGCAGGTGTGGACCCTAAAAGTGTGCCGGTGCATTCGGGGGCCCCACAGGTAGCACCCGTGCCTGATGGGTCCCCACATGGGACACCTGTGGCTGCTCCAAAGGTGCTATATGTGGAAACTAACAACCTAAATGAAAAGACTGAGCAGCAGAACTTTAATCTGGAGAGCCACAACCATCAAGCTTCTCGGAGGAGACCGGAAATTCGGAGCAGCCTTCGACGTGGGTCCCAGCTGAGCCGCAAAACAACATCG GACAATGCGGGTGTGGACCCTAAAAGTGTGCCGGTGCATTCGGGGACCCCACAGGTAGCACCCGTGCCTGATGGGTCCCCACATGGGACACCTGTGGCTGCTCCAAAG GACAATGTAGGTCTGTGTCAGGCACCTCCACAAAAACTATATGTGGAAACTGACAACCTAAATGAAAAGACGCAGCAGCAGAACTTTAATCTGGAGAGCCACAACCATCAAGCTTCTCGGAGGAGACCGGAAATTCGGAGCAGCCTTCGGCGTGGGTCCCAACTGAGTCGCAAAAAAACATCG GACAATACAGGTGTGGACCCTAAAAGTGTGCCGGTGCATTCGGGGGCCCCACAGGTAGCACCCGTGCCTGATGGGTCCCCACATGGGACACCTGTGGCTGCTCCAAAGGTGCTATATGTGGAAACTAACAACCTAAATGAAAAGACTGAGCAGCAGAACTTTAATATGGAGAGCCACAACCGTCAAGCTTCTCGGAGGAGACCGGAAATTCGGAGCAGCCTTCGGCGTGGGTCCCAGCTGAGCCGCAAAACAACATCG GACAATGCAGGTGTGGACCCTAAAAGTGTGCCGGTGCATTCGGGGGCCCCACAGGTAGCACCCGTGCCTGATGGGTCCCCACATGGGACACCTGTGGCTGCTCCAAAGGTGCTATATGTGGAAACTGTCAACCTAAATGAAAAGATGCAGGAGCAGAACTTAAATCTGGAGAGCCACAACCATCAAGCTTCTCGGAGGAGACCGGAAATTCGGAGCAGCCTTCGGCGTGGGTCCCAGCTGAGCCGCAAAAAAACATCG GACAATGCAGGTGTGGACCCTAAAGGTGTGCCGGTGCATTCAGAGACCCCACAGGGAGCACCCGTGCCTGATGGGTCCCCACATGGGACACCTGTGGCTGCTCCAAAGGTGCTATATGTGGAAACTGTCAACCTAAATGAAAAGGTGCAGGAGCAGAACTTTAATATGGAGAGCCACAACCATCAATCTTCCCGGAGGAGACCGGAAATTCGGAGCAGCCTTCGGCGTGGGTCCCAGCTGAGCCACAAAAAAACATCG GACAATGCAGGTGTGGACCTTAAAGGTGTGCCGGTGCATTCGGGGACCCCACAGGGAGCACCCGTGCCTGATGGGTCCCCACATGGGACACCTGTGGCTGCTCCAAAGGTGCTATATGTGGAAACTGTCAACCTAAATGAAAAGGGGCAGGAGCAGAACTTTAATATGGAGAGCCACAACCATCAATCTTCCCGGAGGAGACCGGAAATTCGGAGCAGCCTTCGGCGTGGGTCCCAGCTGAGCCGCAAAAAAACATCG GACAATGCAGGTGTGGACCCTAAAGGTGTGCCGGTGCATTCGGAGACCCCACAGGGAGCACCCGTGCCTGATGGGTCCCCACATGGGACACCTGTGGCTGCTCCAAAGGTGCTATATGTGGAAACTGTCAACCTAAATGAAAAGGTGCAGGAGCAGAACTTTAATATGGAGAGCCACAACCATCAATCTTCCCGGAGGAGACCGGAAATTCGGAGCAGCCTTCGGCGTGGGTCCCAGCTGAGCCACAAAAAAACATCG GACAATGCAGGTGTGGACCTTAAAGGTGTGCCGGTGCATTCGGGGACCCCACAGGGAGCACCCGTGCCTGATGGGTCCCCACATGGGACACCTGTGGCTGCTCCAAAGGTGCTATATGTGGAAACTGTCAACCTAAATGAAAAGGTGCAGGAGCAGAACTTTAATATGGAGAGCCACAACCATCAATCTTCCCGGAGGAGACCGGAAATTCGGAGCAGCCTTCGGCGTGGGTCCCAGCTGAGCCACAAAAAAACATCG GACAATGCAGGTGTGGACCTTAAAGGTGTGCCGGTGCATTCGGGGACCCCACAGGTAGCACCCGTGCCTGATGGGTCCCCACATGGGACACCTGTGGCTGCTCCAAAGGTGCTATATATGGAAACTGACAACCTAAATGAAAAGACGCAGCAGCAGAACTTAAATCTGGAGAGCCACAATCATCAAGCTTCTCGGTGGACACCGGAAATTTGGAGCAGCCTTTGGTGTGGGTCCCAGCTGAGCCGGAAAAGAGCATTG GACAATGCAGGTGTGGACCAGTCACCCCCCAGGAAAAAGCAGCGCATGGCAATCGAAGTCAAGGTCCAACAGTCAGAGCAGGGCAGCTTAACGCAAATGGACCATTTATGTAGCATGTTCACAAACTTTTGTACAATTTCAAATGACAACCTAAATGAAAAGACGCAGCAGCAGAACTTAAATCTGGAGAGCCACAACCATCAAGCTTCTCGGAGGAGACCGGAAATTCGGAGCAGCCTTCGGCGTGGGTCCCAGCTGAGCCGCAAAAAAACATTG GACAATGCAGGTGTGGACCCTAAAGGTGTGCCGGTGCATTTGGGGACCCCACAGGTAGCACCCGTGCCTGATGGGTCCCCACATGGGACACCTGTGGCTGCTCCAAAGGTGCTATATATGGAAACTGACAACCTAAATGAAAAGACGCAGCAGCAGAACTTAAATCTGGAGAGCCACAACCATCAAGCTTCTCGGAGGAGACCGGAAATTCGGAGCAGCCTTCGGCGTGGGTCCCAGCTGAGCCGCAAAAAAACATTG GACAATGCAGGTGTGGACCTTAAAGGTGTGCCGGTGCATTCGGGGACCCCAAAGGTAGCACCCGTGCCTGATGGGTCCCCACATGGGACACCTGTGGCTGCTCCAAAGGTGCTATATGTGGAAACTGTCAACCTAAATGAAAAGACGCAGCAGCAGAACTTAAATCTGGAGAGCCACAATCATCAAGCTTCTCGGAGGAGACCGGAAATTCGGAGCAGCCTTCGGCGTGGGTCCCAGCTGAGCCGCAAAAAAACATCG GACAATGCAGGTGTGGACCTTAAAGGTGTGCCGGTGCATTCGGGGACCCCACAGGTAGCACCCGTGCCTGATGGGTCCCCACATGGGACACCTGTGGCTGCTCCAAAGGTGCTATATATGGAAACTGACAACCTAAATGAAAAGACGCAGCAGCAGAACTTAAATCTAGAGAGCCACAACCATCAAGCTTCTCGGAGGAGACACGATATTCGGAGCAGCCTTCGGCGTGGGTCCCAGCTGAGCCGCAAAAAAACATCG GACAATGCAGGTGTGGACCTTAAAGGTGTGCCGGTGCATTCGGGGACCCCAAAGGTAGCACCCGTGCCTGATGGGTCCCCACATGGGACACCTGTGGCTGCTCCAAAGGTGCTATATGTGGAAACTGTCAACCTAAATGAAAAGACGCAGCAGCAGAACTTAAATCTGGAGAGCCACAACCATCAAGCTTCTCGGAGGAGACCGGAAATTCGGAGCAGCCTTCGGCGTGGGTCCCAGCTGAGCCGCAAAAAAACATCG GACAATGCAGGTGTGGACCTTAAAGGTGTGCCGGTGCATTCGGGGACCCCACAGGTAGCACCCGTGCCTGATGGGTCCCCACATGGGACACCTGTGGCTGCTCCAAAGGTGCTATATATGGAAACTGACAACCTAAATGAAAAGACGCAGCAGCAGAACTTAAATCTGGAGAGCCACAACCATCAAGCTTCTCGGAGGAGACCCGATATTCGGAGCAGCCTTCGGCGTGGGTCCCAGCTGAGCCGCAAAAAAACATTG GACAATGCAGGTGTGGACCTTAAAGGTGTGCCGGTGCATTCGGGGACCCCAAAGGTAGCACCCGTGCCTGATGGGTCCCCACATGGGACACCTGTGGCTGCTCCAAAGGTGCTATATGTGGAAACTGTCAACCTAAATGAAAAGACGCAGCAGCAGAACTTTAATCTGGAGAGCCACAACCATCAATCTTCTCGGTGGAGACCGGAAATTTGGAGCAGCCTTTGGCGTGGGTCCCAGCTGAGCCGGAAAAGAGCATTG GACAATGAAGGTGTGGACCAGTCACCCCCCAGAAAAAAGCAGCGCATGGCAATCGAAGTCAAGGTCCAACAGTCAGAGCAAGGCAGCTTAACGCAAATGGACCATTTATGTAGCATGTTCACAAACTTTTGTataatttcaaatatttaa